The following are encoded in a window of Diorhabda sublineata isolate icDioSubl1.1 chromosome 3, icDioSubl1.1, whole genome shotgun sequence genomic DNA:
- the LOC130441591 gene encoding venom dipeptidyl peptidase 4-like gives MSRSDKMKIIFIICSLVVVSQQRHLKEAEQTPFELDDILNGVFGAKYWNGSWISDTAFTFPNTRQDILLYDFAKKHISLFLGREILDKYPGSTITSISSDLAYVLLSYNVSEVFRHSTTAVFTIYDIANKKYYDIANKLPLQLVTFAPKGHGLVYVFNNNIYYLEDFSVDIQQPITVTTVGATGIVYCGVPDWVYEEEVLSSGSALWFSPEATHLAFAVFHDESVRDFSYPVYGQQGTLDNQYPHDAVIKYPKVGTTNPLVSTYVYEIATKTTREFQLPPTINNKEPNNDYILYGLTWISNSQVAMVSSNRIQNESVIIRCLLDGTCVEETSRKESQGWIVPILPTYNKDGTKRLEILPQQEDDDRFDHLVLTDVLSNTQNRLTYGKFFVLSIDGWDEERGIIYYTASGDDSPSSQNTYAIDELGNSKCLTCSITIDGVPCGYGTAYFSKSYSYYTNQCMGPKIPLTRIHNIDVPDDILLWEDNPELKAILNLKLQPVIKDLVVPINDQFSARVRMFLPPNLNEQDSKKYPTIVDTYGGPGLNVINDAHQTGFHSYLVTNREYIYVYIDGRGISNDGYNKLYQMYRQFGTVEVEDQIHVTKYLQDHLPYIDERRTGIWGWSYGGFCSSWALAKDIDHVFLGALSVAPVTNFIYYDSIYTERYMGLNTPEDNEVGYNNTNLANVVEAFRGRNYFIIHGTGDDNVHYQNSMLFIKALELADIEFRQHSYPDENHSLEHVSKHLYHMMDKHWAVLFGIESSVHDSWTEKERKRN, from the exons ATGTCACGGTCAGACAAAATGAAG ataATTTTTATCATCTGTTCGTTGGTGGTAGTATCCCAACAGAGACATTTAAAGGAAGCTGAACAGACACCGTTTGAGTTAGATGATATATTAAATGGTGTATTCGGAGCCAAATATTGGAATGGATCGTGGATATCAG ATACAGCATTCACCTTCCCTAATACAAGGCAAGATATCTTGCTTTATGATTTCGCAAAAAAACACATATCGCTATTCTTAGGAAGAGAAATATTA gatAAATATCCGGGCTCTACTATAACTTCCATATCATCAGATCTAGCATATGTTTTGTTGAGCTACAACGTTTCAGAA GTTTTCAGACATTCAACAACAGCGGTTTTCACAATATATGACATTGCTAATAA gaagTACTACGATATTGCCAATAAACTTCCTTTACAATTAGTGACATTTGCCCCGAAAGGTCACGGTCTAGTATATGTTTTCAAcaataacatttattatttagaagATTTTTCGGTAGACATTCAACAACCAATAACAGTTACGACTGTCGGGGCCACTGGAATTGTTTATTGTGGTGTTCCTGACTGGGTATATGAAG AGGAAGTATTGAGTTCTGGATCAGCATTGTGGTTTTCTCCAGAAGCTACTCATTTAGCTTTCGCAGTTTTTCATGACGAGAGCGTTCGAGATTTCTCTTATCCAGTGTACGGGCAGCAAGGAACATTGGATAATCAGTATCCTCACGACGCCGTTATTAAATACCCTAAG gTTGGTACTACAAATCCACTAGTAAGTACGTATGTGTATGAAATAGCAACGAAAACTACGAGAGAATTCCAACTTCCTCCTACCATCAACAACAAAGAACCTAACAATGATTATATTTTGTACGGATTAACTTGGATATCGAATTCACAAGTAGCCATGGTTTCATCTAATAGAATTCAAAATGAAAGTGTTATAATCAGATGTCTTTTGGATGGCACATGTGTAGAG GAGACTTCTCGGAAAGAGTCTCAAGGCTGGATAGTACCAATTCTACCTACATATAATAAAGATGGTACGAAAAGATTGGAAATATTACCACAGCaggaagatgatgaccgatttGACCATTTAGTATTGACTGACGTCCTTAGCAATACGCAAAACAGATTAACATacggtaaattttttgttctttcgATTGACGGATGGGATGAAGAAAGAGGTATAAT ttattataCTGCTAGTGGTGATGACAGTCCTTCCAGTCAGAATACTTACGCCATTGACGAATTAGGAAACTCAAAATGTTTAACATGTTCAATAACAATAGATGGTGTTCCTTGTGGATATGGTACAGCCTACTTCAGTAAATCGTATTCATATTATACCAACCAATGTATGGGGCCAAAAATACCACTAACACGTATCCATAATATTGATGTT CCAGATGATATTTTGTTGTGGGAAGACAATCCAGAACTTAAGGCAATTCTTAACCTCAAATTACAGCCTGTTATCAAGGACTTAGTGGTTCCCATTAACGATCAGTTTTCAGCAAGAGTAAGGATGTTCCTACCTCCAAATTTAAACGAACAAGACTCTAAAAAATATCCCACAATTGTGGACAC gtATGGTGGTCCAGGTCTAAATGTTATAAACGACGCCCATCAAACAGGTTTTCACAGTTATCTAGTTACCAATAGAGAATACATTTACGTATATATAGATGGAAGAGGAATAAGTAATGACggatataataaattataccaAATGTATAGGCAATTTGGTACTGTCGAAGTTGAAGATCAGATTCACGTTACAAA ATACTTGCAAGACCATTTACCATATATCGATGAAAGAAGGACAGGAATATGGGGGTGGAGTTACGGTGGCTTTTGTTCTAGTTGGGCTTTGGCAAAAGACATTGATCACGTTTTTCTTGGTGCCTTATCAGTAGCCCCTGTTaccaatttcatttattatg ATTCCATCTACACCGAACGGTATATGGGTCTGAATACGCCAGAAGATAATGAAGTAGGATATAACAATACTAATTTGGCCAATGTAGTTGAAGCATTCAGAGGAAGAAATTACTTTATAATCCACGGTACAGGGGATGATAATGTTCATTATCAAAATTCGATGTTATTCATCAAAGCATTGGAACTGGCTGATATAGAATTCAGACAGCAC